A segment of the Gemmatimonadales bacterium genome:
ATGACCGGGCCGCTGCCAAGGCGAAAGCGGATGAGTTGGCCGCCGAGCTGCGGCGCTTCGCCTCGACCCGGACGGTTCGCCTGACGCTCGGCGCGCTCTTTGACAAGTATCTGCAGGAAGTCACCCCGACCAAGACGGTGACGACCCAAGGGCACGATCGCCGCAGCGTGCGGCTCTTCCTCACCGTGTTTGGTGCGGACCAGCCGGCGGCCGAACTCTCGCGGCGTGATCTCGAGCGGTTCGTGCAGTGGCGCCGCACGACGGGCGACACGCGCAGCGGGGCCCGGAAAGGCCAACGCATCGGCCCCCGGGTGATCGGGTATGATCTGGCGCTACTGCGGGCGATGCTCAGCTGGGCGGTCGGGGCGAAGTGGCTCGATCGGCATCCGCTCGACGGGGTGAAGGTCCCCCTCGGGGCCCATACGCCGAATAGTCCGGTCCTCAGCCTCGAGCACTACGAGGCGATGCGGTCGGTCGCCGCGTCGATCGATCCCGGTTTCGAATTGGCGCTGATCCTGGCCCGCGAGACCGGGCACCGGATCAATGCCATTCGGCAGCTGCGCTGGTCCGATGTCGATTTCACGGCCCGGTCGGTGCAGTGGGCGGGCGGGCACGATAAGCTGCGGTTCGCCCATGCCACACCGCTGACGCCGGCCGCGCTCGCGGCCCTGGAGGCCCACCAGCAGGCGACGGCGGCGATCGGCAACGCCTGGGTCTTTCCCGCCCCAGGGGACGCCACAACGCCCGTCTCGCGCGATCAGGTGCGCGGCTGGTGGCAACGCGGGGAATTGCTCGCCCGGATTCCCCCGCATCCTGGGCGCGGCTGGCATAGCCTCCGGCGCGCGTTCGCGACCGACCTCAAGCATATCCCGCTGGTCGATCTCGCGGCGCTTGGCGGGTGGAAGAGCGCGCAGACGATTCTGAAGTGCTATCAGAAACCGGATGCCGACACGATGGAGGCCGCGCTCGCGAGCCGCAGCAGTCGCGCGGCGCTCGGCTGAACGGACACCATTACGGACACCATCGGGCGTGGTGTCCACAAAAAAAGTCCCGCTCGACTCCGTAAGTCGTTGCGGGACAGTGCCTAACGAAATGGGCCTGGATAGAGTTGAACTATCGACCTCACGCTTATCAGGCGTGCGCTCTAACCACCTGAGCTACAGGCCCCAACACACACTGCCCCCGACCAGGAACAGCCCTTCAGGATAGCTACCAACCGTCCAGTTGCGCAACCCGACGCCGGAACCACACAGATCCGGAGCCGGGACGCATCCGACTACTCCTCGTTGTCGTCGTCGACGTCGAAACCGAAGTCTTCATCGAGTTCGTCCTCATCCTCGAACTCGTCACTGTCGCCATCGAGTTCGTCGTCGAACTCGTCGTCCTCGTCTTCATCATCGAACGAGAAACCGTCGCCGTCTTCATCCTCGTCTTCATCGAACCGACGACGCAGCTCCACGTCTTCAAATGACGCCCACACGGCCGACATGGGAACTCCTGCCTTCCTAGAGATTGAGGGTAGTACGGTACGCATTACGCATTCGCCTCCCGAGCCATGGCACGGGCCACCTTCCGACGCTCCGTCTGCGGCAAGATCCGCTTTCGAAGCCGAATCGTTTCCGGCGTGACTTCGATCAACTCGTCATCCTCGATGTACTCGAGCGCGTACTCCAGCGTGATCTCTCGCGGCGGCTCGAGCATGACGTTCTCGTCCGACGCCGTGGTCCGCATGTTCGTCAACTTCTTTTCCTTGGCTACGTTGACGTCCATGTCCTCGGGCCGCGAGTTTTCTCCGACGATCATCCCCTCATAGACATCCGTACCAGGCGCAATGAACAAGGAGGCACGCTCCTGCAGATTGCCGAGGGCGAATGCCACTGTTTTGCCCTCCCGATCCGCCACCAGCACGCCCCGCTTCCGCCCGGCGAGCGGGCCAGCCCAGGGACCGTACTCCAGGTACCGGTGATGCAACGTGCCCGTGCCCCGAGTGTCAGTCAGAAACTCGGACCGATAGCCGAAGAGACCGCGGGCCGGGATTTTGAACATCAGCCGAACCGTTCCCTGCCCCGAGTTGCGCATCTCGACCATCTCGGCCCGACGCGGACCGAGCTTCTCCATGACCGCCCCCATGTACGTTTCGGGAACGTCGATCATCAGCTCTTCATACGGCTCGAGCCGCTGCCCATCCTCACCCTCTCGGGTTATGACCCGGGGCCTCGAGACCTGAAACTCGTACCCCTCACGCCGCATCGTTTCCATCAGGATGCCGAGGTGGAGTTCACCACGGCCGCTGACGGCCAGCGTGTCCGGCGAGTCCGTCTCTTCGACCTTGAGCGCCACATTGCGCTCGAGCTCCTTGAACAGCCGGTCCCGCACCTGACGACTCGTGACGAACTTGCCCTCCCGCCCGGAAAACGGCGAATTGTTGAGCGCAAAGTCGACCGAAATGGTCGGCAGCTCCACCGCGATGCCCGCCAGACGCTCCGGATGCTCGACATCCGTCAGCGTCTTGCTGATGTCGATGCCGTCGAACCCGGACACGACCACGATGTCGCCGGCGGCGGCCTCGGGAACCTCGACCCGGGCAAGACCCTCGAACGCAAAGAGCTTGCTGATCCGGCTCCGCTCGATGCCTTCCGTCACCAGACCGGGCTCGCCCAGCGGCAAGAGGGCGATCGGATCGCCCACCTTGACCCGGCCCCGCTCGATCCGGCCGATCCCCAACCGACCCAGGAAGGTCGAGTGGTCGAGGGTCGAAATCAGCATCTGGAACGGCCCCTCGGGGTCGCCCTTGGGCGGAGGAACATGGGCCACGATAGCGTCAAAGAGCGGCTCCAGATCGACCCCGGCCGTTTCCAGGTCCTTCGAGGCGGTTCCATGCCGACTCGAGGTGTACAGGAACGGAGCCTCCAACTGCTCATGCGAGGCCTCCAGATCGATGAAGAGACCCAGAACCTCGTCGTGTACCCTGTACGGCTCGGCGTCAGCCCGGTCGATCTTGTTGATCGCCACGATCGGAGTGAGGCCCAGGCCCAGGGCTTTCCGGGTCACGAAACGGGTCTGGGGCATCGGCCCCTCCGCCGCATCGACCAGGATGAGCACCCCGTCGACCATGCGCAGAATCCGCTCGACTTCCCCTCCGAAGTCGGCGTGACCGGGCGTATCGACGATGTTGATTTTGGTGCCCTTCCACCGAACGGCCGTGTTCTTCGCGAGAATGGTGATCCCGCGCTCCCGTTCCAGCGGATTGGAATCCATCACCCGCTCTTCGACCTGTTGATTCTCGCGGAAGACGCCCGCCTGGCGGAGCATCTGGTCCACCAACGTGGTCTTCCCGTGGTCTACGTGCGCGATGATTGCGATGTTCCGAATTTCCACAGCCCAGCCCCCTTGCGCGGCCATATATAGGGGTAGCCCCGGAGGGGCGCAAGGGATGGGCCAGACGAGCGCCTAGTGGCGGTGGGACTCGTGCCAGGCTCCGTGGAGGTGGTGATCATGATCGCCGTGCTCGGCCAGCGTTCGATCGGCTCCCCGCAGCAGGCAGTCGAGGCCCTCGCAATGGTCCTCGATCTCGAGCTGGAGGGTCGAGTGCTGGATTCCGAGATCGGCCAGATGGTGAAGCATTTCCCGCAGCGCAACCGGGTGCCGGGCGAGGTCCGGCACCAGGGCGTGTCCGCTCATGGCGACCACCCCGCTGGTCACGGTCCAGACATGCAGGTCGTGGATGTCCTGAACCCCGTCCACGCCCAGCAGGCGGGCCCGGACCTGATCGAGCGATACATGGGGCGGCGCCGCCTCGAGCAGGACCGAAGTGCTCTCCCGGAGTAAGCGCCAAGCCGCCCAGAAAATGACCACGGACAGGATGATCGAGACGATCGGGTCCGCGGCAGTCCACCCGGTCAGCCAGACCACGAGCGCCGCCAGCAACGCACCGACCGAGCCCAAGGCGTCGCTCACCACATGCAGATAGGCGCCCCGCACGTTGAGACCACCATGCCGGACATCATGCAGGACCCGAAGGCTGACCAGATTGATCAGAAGCCCGGCCGCCGCCGCGGCCAGGAAGATTCCCACCCGAATCGGCTGCGGGTTGCCCAGCCGCTCGATTGCCTCGAAGATGACGGCGATGGCAATCCCGATCAGCGCAACGCTGTTGACGACCGCGGCAAAGACCTCGAGCCGGAGGTAACCGAACGTCTTCGACGGGGTGGCAGGCCGCCGAGCCAGCCACGCCGTGAACGCGGCCAGCGAGAGCGCCCCGACGTCGACCAGCATATGACCGGCATCGGCCAGGAGCGCCAGTGACCCGCTGATCCACCCGGCAATGGCCTCGATCACCATGAAAATCGAGGCCAGTACCAGGACCAGAATCAGCTTGCGCGATACGACCTCTCGCTCCGGCCGGGTTGCGGTACTAACGTTGTGGCGTATGGAACCCCCAGAATCCACCGGCGTCATCTCAGGCCTGATCGGCGTCGTTGCCCTCGTGCTGGCCAATGCCTTCTTCGTTGCCGCCGAATTTGCCCTCGTCGGCGCCCGAAGGACCCGGCTCGAGGAAATGGTCCGGACCGGCGACCGCAAAGCTATCCTGGCCCGCCGCGCCGTTCAATCACTCGACCGCTACATCTCCGCGACCCAGCTGGGCATCACCCTGTCGTCGCTGGGCCTGGGCTGGATCGGCGAACCGGCGCTAGCACACCTGATCCAGGACCTGTTTGCCTTCCTGCCGAGTGCCGTCCAACCGGTCGCGGTCCACTCGATCGCGATTGCCATCGCCTTTACCATCATCTCCGTCCTCCACATCGTGCTGGGCGAGCTGATGCCCAAGGCCGTCGCACTCCTGTTCCCGGAGGAAGTCAGTCGCTGGACCGCCGGACCACTGATGGGCTTTGCCTGGTTCATGACTGTTCCGATCCGGATCCTGAACGGGTCCGCCAACACCCTCCTCCGCCTGCTCGGCGTGCGGCAGCCCTCCGAACACGCCCGGGTCCACAGCGCCGAAGAAATCCGGATGCTGATCGAACAGAGCGAGGTCGGGGGTCAGGTCAGCCGGGAGGATGCTCGCCTGATCGAGGGTGTCTTCGAGTTTACCGAGAAGACCGCGCACGACGTGATGACCCCGCGGACCGAAATCGTGGCTCTGGAAGCGGGTCTGACGGTCGACGAGGCCGCCGGGATCGTCGCCGCCGCGGGGCGATCCCGCTATCCCGTCTATCACGACTCACTCGATGAAATCGTCGGCATTACCCACGCCAAGGACATCCTGAAGGCGCTGCGGGAGAATCCTTCGCATCCGATCCACAGCATCGTTCGACCGCCGCACCTGGTACCAGGCACCCGGGAGGTCGAAGACGTCCTGGCTGACATGAAGCGGCTCAAGGTCCATATGGCCATCGTGCTCGATGAGTTCGGCGGTACGGCAGGACTGGTCACCATGGAAGATCTGCTCGAAGAAATCGTCGGACCGATCTTCGATGAGCACGACGTGGCCGAGCAGCCGCTCGACACCGCGGCGGCGCCGCTGATCGATGGCGCCATGCCGATCGACGAATTCAACGATGCGTACCAGGCCGAGCTCGACGACACCGACTATACCACGATCGGCGGTCTGCTCTTCGGCGAGTTGGGGCGCCTGCCCGTTTCAGGCGACCGGGTCAGCGTCGGCGGATTGACCTTCGAGATTACCGCGATGGAAGGACGGCGGGTCAAGACGGCCCGGCTGAGCAGCCGCCAGGACGCCACGGCAGAATCGAAGGGCTAGGGTTTGCGCAGCGAAGCCAGCCGGACGGCCAGTTCGAGCGACTCCCGCATGCTGCCCGGATCGGCCCGATCGAGCCCGGCAATATCGAACGCGGTACCGTGGTCGGGCGAGGTTCGCGGAAACGGCAGACCGAGCGTGACGTTGACCCCCTGCCCGAATCCCGCGACCTTGACGGCCGTCATCCCGACATCGTGGTACGGAGCGAGCACCGCGTCGAACTCACCGCGCATCGCTCGGACGAAGACGGTGTCCGCCGGGTAGGGCCCGTGGGCGCCCAGCGCGGCAATCGCCGGTGCCAGCACCCGGGCTTCCTCGTCGCCAAACAGACCCTGCTCGCCCGCATGCGGATTGAGGGCACACACCGCCAGACGCGGCTGGTCGATCCCGAACCAGGCTCTGAGTCCGGCTGCGGTCACCCGACCGGTTCGGATGATCCGCTCCGTCGTCAACACGGCCGGCACGTCCCGAAGCGCGATGTGGGTCGTGACCAGCACCACCCGAAGCGCACCGGCGGCAAGCATCATCGCGACATCGACATCACCTGCCAGGTGCGCAAGCCACTCGGTGTGTCCGGGATACCGGAAGCCGGCGAGATGCAAGGCATGTTTTTCGACCGGAGCCGTCACGATCGCGTCGACCGCCCCGGCCTTGGCCAGCGCCACCGCCCGCTCGACCGCGTGACCCGCCAGCTGCCCCGCGCGAGCCACCCGCCGCCGGTCCTCCGGGCGGGCCCCCGAACCCGCACCCCAGGGGCCCAGCCCGACCGTTGCGACACCCGGAACAGCCGCGACCTGGTCGTCGGCGCCGATCAGGGTGAGATCGGCGTCGAGCGGCAGGGCCAGCGCTTTGGCTACGATTTCGGGACCGATGCCCCGGGGATCACCCAGGGTGACGGCCAGGCGGGGACGGCGTTGCGAGGTCACACGTCGTGAATCAGGACAAAACTCGCCTTGCGCATCCGCTCGAGGTGGCGCCCTTCGCCCAGTCGGCGGGCCAGACTGCGTCGGATCTGTTCACGAACATCTTCGAACCGCACTTCACCGGCGGGAATCCGACGGGTCAGCTGAACGATGGCCCACTTGGACCGGATCGGATCGGGCGACGGCAACTGGAATACGGGCCCCACGCCGCCCTCGGCCAAACCGGCAAAGGCCTGACCGTATCCCGGCGCCTGCTGCGCCAGCTGACCGACGGGATACTGCTGGATCTCGCGCTCTTCCATCCGATCGTGGTAGACCCGCTGCAAGCTGTCGAACGAGGCTCCGGCAACCAGCGCAGCGCGAACTCGCTCAGCCAGCGTGTACGCGCTGTCCGCGTTGGTCGAGTCGATCACGGGCATGATCAGGATGTGCCGAACATGCACTTCGGCCGCCTGGACCCGCTCGACCTGAATCAGATGGAATCCAAAGCCCGTCTCGACCGGATCGGAGATCTGTCCCGGACGCAGCGAAAACGCCACCGACTCGAAGCGCGGGTCGTACCCCTGGCCACGCCGGATCCAGTTGAGCGATCCCCCCTGCTCACGAGTGCCAGGATCCATCGAAAACCGGCGCGCCGCAGTCGCAAAGTCCGCCCCTTTCCGCAACTCGACCAGAATCGAGTCGATCAGCTGGCGCGCGGCGGCCTTGGCCGTGTCACTCGGCTGCGGAGCAATCACGATCTGCTTGAACGACACCAGCTCTGGCCGGGGTTCGAAATTACCCTTCTGCTGGTCGAAATACTGCCGCATCTCCTCATCGGTAGGCGGAACGTCCTTGACCCGTCCGCGCTGGCGGAGATTGTCCCAGAACCGGTTGGCCAGGAAGGTCCGACGCTGTTGCTCCGCACTGAAGGTGCGCCACTCTTCGAGCGTCTGAAAGCCGGTCCGCTGCAACTCGGTCCGGAACTGCTCTTCGGACTGATACTGGCCTCGGACGTTGCGGTAAAGCTGATCCACCGACTGGGTAATCTCCTCGTCGGTGACCTTGATGGTGGTATCGCGCGAGGCCTGCTGGATCACCAGTTCCTCATTGACCAGCGACTCGAGGATGCCGCGCTGCAGCTGGCGAAGCACCGACTGGTCGGTGGGCGCCGGACGCCCGCGGAGTTCGATCAGGATCCGCTCCTGCACCTCCGACAGCAGGATCGGACGAGTCCCGACCACGGCCACGATCCGATCGATCGTGGTCGCCGAATCGGCCGTCTGGGCGGCGGCGCTGCCGGCGGGCGCACCAACCATGGCGCCCACCAGCCCGAGCCACACCAACCGCGCTACCGGCAACTGTCGCATCCAGACACCTTCCACGTTCCTCACGTCGTCAGGGCCGCGGCGGCGCGGCGGGTTCCGCACCTTCGATCGGCGGGCCACCAGGCGCCTGCTGAATCGCACCCGGGGCCGGGCGAGCGCTCGCCTCGGCCGAGTCCTTCTTGAATTGCGTGGTGGCCAACTCGACCGAGCGGGCGATCCCGGGCTGATGGACCTTGCCCAGCTTGAGCCCGCGGAGGTAGGACGCCAGCTCTGGCGGCAACTGGATCATCTGAGCCTGGCCCTCGAGCAGCCGATTGAAGAAAGCATCGATCTTCTCGCTGGCCAGCTTGGCCTTCGCATCCGCGGCAAGCGTCGACGAATCCGAGAGCTCGGGCACATCGAGGCCCAGTTCGCTCTCGATCTGCGTGACGAGCTGGTTGTACCGCACCAACGCAAATTGCTTCATCTGCGGCTCGGGGTTGATCCCGGCCGAGTCGGCGGCTCGAAGCAGCAGCGTGCGCAGCCCCAAATCCTTGGCAAACGCCGTGAGCAGGCTGTCCGGCGCGCTCCGGATCGACATCTTCGCCTGCACGTTGAACATGGCGCCCCACTTGGCAAAGTCGCCGACGGTGACGTTGCCGCTCTTCGCCTTGACGAGCACCTTGCTCGATCCTCGCGCTCCTTCGATGTCCGCAACGGCACTCTTGATGGCCGCCGGAGCTCCGCCGGTGACCTCGAGATTATTGGCCGCGATCAGTTCAGCCTGGTAGGTCGAGTCGACCGACGAGAGCCCGAACTGGGCAAATCCGGTCTGGAACCGGTCCTGCGCCTCACGGAACGAGGGGCGCCGGATCAGGTGGTACCCGAACTGGGTGGTGATCACGTCCGTCACCGCTCCTGGAGCGAGCTCCCAGGCCGGGGCCTCGAACTCAGGCACGAACTGTCCCCGCGGACCGAACGGGAGATAGCCTCCGTCGTTCTTGCTGCCATCGGCGCTCAGCTGCGACGCGATCTGGCCGAAATCGGCACCGCCGCGAATCCGCGCCAGCGCAGCGGTGAGCTGCTGCCGGGCCGCGGCGCTGTCGCGAGCAGTCGGCCCGGACGGAATGACGATGATGTGCTGGAAAACGCGGTAGGTCGGTTCGTTGTAGGCAGCCTCGAGCGCCTCCGGCGTCATCGAGAAACGCTTTGCGCGCACCGAGTCACGCAGCAGATTGAGCCGGATCGTCGCCATGGTCGGCCACAGCAGCGCCTCGACCGCGGCAGAATCGGTCGGGATCTTGTTCTCGGCCACAGCGCGGCCCACCAGCGAATAGTCGAGCCACAGGTTCGAGATGAACTCCGCGGCTTCGACCGTCGGGGTTCCGCCGCCCGACTGGTTCATGATCGACGCCACCCGTTCGGCGGTCAGCTGATGCTCACCCACCTGCGCTGCGACGTCCGATCGCGCCGAGAAGCGCTCACACCCTCCGAGGAGCGCGCTTCCGACTACCAGTCCCAACACCAAACGGCTCATGTCCACTCCATTCAAGTTGCTTGGATGACCGGCGCGGCGCACCGGTCGTATCACTGCGTGACGACTTGCCTCAACGCCCGCACGACGGCGGGAATGATTGCCTCACCGCCCAGGCGAACCAGCCGGAGCGACAACGGTACCGTCCGCCGCACGTCGGCGGACAACTGCACCCGATCGAGCGCGGCCGTGAGGCGAGCCATCCGCGGGGTCGTCCCCGCCCGAAAGCTGACTCGTGCCTCCTCGCCACGCACCAGAATGTGCTGGATGCCGAGCGCCGCCCCGACGACCCGAAGACGGGTCAGGTCGAGCAGATTCTCAGCCTCATCCGGTGGGGCCCCGAAACGTTCCCGAAGCTCCTGGCGTAACTCATCAATTTCGCCAGGCGAGGCCGCCCGCGCCAGTCGCCGATAGACATCCAGCTTGGTGTCGTCATCTGCGACGTACTCGTCCGGGAGGTGCGCGGGTCGGTCAAACACGACATCCGGCGGTGCCGGCGCCTCGACGACCCCGCCCGACGCCCGGAGCGATTTGACAGTCTCCTCGAGCCACCGCAGGTACAGATCGAACCCGATGGCGTGGGCGTGCCCCGATTGCTCACCTCCCAGGAGATTCCCGGCGCCCCGGATCTCCATGTCTTTCAGCGCAATCCGGTACCCGGCCCCGAGTTCGGTGTGGTGCTCCAGCACCTTGAGCCGATCCTCGGCGTCCTGATCCATCAAATCCGGCGTCAGCAGGTAGCAGTAGGCGCGGCGGTGGCTGCGACCGACTCGACCGCGCAACTGATACAGTTGGGCCAGGCCAAAGCGATGCGCATCGTGCACCACCATCGTGTTGGCGTTCGGCACATCGATACCGGACTCGACGATCATGGTCGACACCAGGATGTCGATCTCGCCCAGGACGAAGCGACGCATCACGGCCTCGAGCGAATCGGCAGACATCTGACCATGCGCAACGCCGACCCGGGCGCGCGGGGCCAGAGTGCGCACCCGCTCCGCAATCGTCTCGATCGTCTCGATCCGATTGTGAATGAAAAAGACCTGACCGCCACGATCGAGTTCCCGGGCGAACGCCTCTTCCAGGAGTCCATCGTCCCAGGGCTCGAGAAAGGTCAGGATGGGCGAGCGATCGCGGGGAGCCGTCTCGATCAGGCTCAGATCCCGAATCCCCGCGAGCGACATGTGCAGGGTCCGCGGAATCGGCGTCGCCGTCAGGGTCAGCACGTCGACCGCCAGCCGCAGCGCCTTGATCTGCTCCTTGTGCTTGACGCCGAACCGGTGCTCTTCATCGACGATCAGCAGGCCCAGATCTTTGAAGTGGACATCCGGCGACAACAGCCGGTGGGTGCCGATCGTGATGTCCACCACGCCGGCGGCCACCTCGGCGAGCACCGCCTTCTGCTCCTTCGCAGTCCGGAAGCGCGAGACGACCTCGACCCGAAGCGGAAAATCCGCCAGTCGCTCCGCAAAGGTCCGCCCATGCTGCTCGGCAAGTACGGTGGTCGGAACCAGCACCACGACCTGTTTGCCGCCCTGGACCGCCTTGAAGGCGGCCCGGACGGCGATTTCCGTCTTGCCGTAGCCGACATCACCGACCAGCAGTCGATCCATCGGCACGGGGCGTTCCATGTCCCGCTTGACGTCGTCGGTCGACCTGCGCTGATCGGGAGTATCCTCGTAGAGAAAACTCGACTCGAGCTCCCGCTGCCATTTGGTGTCCGGTGGAAAGGCAAAGCCGGCCTGGACCTGCCGCCGCGCATACAGCTCGAGCAGTTCGGCGGCCATCTTCTGGATCGCCTCGCGGGCCTTCTCGCGAATTCGCTTCCAGCTCGTGCTCCCGAGGCGATGGATCCGGGGCGGTGCCGCGTCGCCGTCGTCGCCCGCGCTGCGATACCGCTCGACCTGGTCGAGCCGATAGAGCGGGACGTGGAGGCGGTCGCCCCCCTCATACTCCAGCACGGCTACCTCGAGCAGGCCACCTTCGACTTCGATGGTCCGGATGCCCCGATAAATCCCGATTCCGTGATCGAGATGGACCACGTAGTCTCCGTTGGCCAGCGCTCCCGCCGCCGCCACCGGCGCCGCCTGGCGGTAGCGCCGCGGCCGTCGCAGCCGCCGGGCCCGCCGGAAGATTTCATGGTCGGTCATGACCCGGAGCGACGGCATCACGAAGCCGCCATCGAGCGCACCAACCGTCAGCGCCGCGGCCGAGGCGCGGCCATGCTCCTCGAGCAGCTCCGAGAGGCGCTCGAGCTGTCCCTCGTTGTCGCAGAGAATCAGGGTGGGAAGGCCGCCATCGAGCAGCGAGCGGAGCCGTTTGATGTCGCGGTCGACCCGCTCGGGCGGAAAGAAGCCAGCCTGGAGATCGACCGGCTCATCCGCCAAGGCAAGCTGCGCATATCGGGTCGCGAGCGGCCGCCACTGCTCCGGATCGAGGAACAGGTCGCTCCGGGCCGGCACCTCCTCGCCCGTCCGCCGGGCCACCTCCAGATGGTGCTCCGCCTCGCGCCAGGCCCGGCTGACCTCCTCGCCAGCTGCGCTGATCGAATCGACCAGGAGCAACGCGCCGGCCGGCAGCAGTTCGAGCAGCGAGCGGCGGACTGGCGGCCCCAGGCCCGGCCCCGCTGCCTCGTAGGGCTTGGTTCGCACAGGCAGCACTGTGACCACGTCGAGCAGCTCGCCGCTCCGCTGGGTGGTCAAGTCGAAGCTGCGGAGGCTCTCGATCACGTCGCCCCACCACTCGGCCCGGGTTGGGGCACTCATGCCGAAGCCGTAGAGGTCGACGATGCCACCGCGGACACTGAACTGCCCGACTTCCAGCACCGTCGCCACTCGCTCATAGCCCATGGCCAGCAGCTGATCGACCGTTGCGGACAGCGGCTGATCCTCGGCCCGGCGCAGTTCCAGGCGCATCGCGGCAAGCGCCGCCGGCACCGCGGTCCGCTCCGCGGTGGCGCGGGCCGTCGTCACCAGGATGTCGAGGCGCCCTCCCAGCAGCGCCTCGATGGTCTCGGTTCGCTCGCCCGCGATCTCGACGTGGTGCTCCTCCTCGCCGAGGGCTTCCCGCTGCGGGTAGAGCGCGATCGGTCGATCGGTGAGCTGGCTCAGGTCTGCCAGCCAGCGCTCGGCCTCCGCGGGCGTGGTCGCCACCACGGTAATGAGCCGATTGGTCCGCTGTTCCGCGAGCCAGGCCGCCAGCACCGCGGCGCTCGACCCGGCCAGCCCGCCCACTCGGACCAGGCCACTGCCCACCGGCAGCCGTTCGAGCATCTCCGCTGCAAAGCGAGTGCGACCGAATGCGTCGAGAACGGCACGCAACATCAGGCTCGCCCCTTACCTCGAACCGCGCTCGCCAGCGCCGCCTCGGCCAGACCCAACAAGAGCGCAGCAAGCAACAACAGGCCGCGCAGATCACTGGTGGCGCCGGCATGGAACGCCAGCGCGCCGGCGCGATCGGGCTCGCCGATCCGGGCTGCGGGCCAGAGGGCCCGGATCTCACTGTCGGTGGCCCGGGCGAGATCGGATTCCCGCGGATCCGGATTGACGTTGAGCACGCCAATCGTGTCGCTGCCGGCGAGCAGGAAATGCGGCCCGGGATGCTGCGGCCGGAACCAGGCTCCGCCCTCGA
Coding sequences within it:
- a CDS encoding tyrosine-type recombinase/integrase, which translates into the protein DRAAAKAKADELAAELRRFASTRTVRLTLGALFDKYLQEVTPTKTVTTQGHDRRSVRLFLTVFGADQPAAELSRRDLERFVQWRRTTGDTRSGARKGQRIGPRVIGYDLALLRAMLSWAVGAKWLDRHPLDGVKVPLGAHTPNSPVLSLEHYEAMRSVAASIDPGFELALILARETGHRINAIRQLRWSDVDFTARSVQWAGGHDKLRFAHATPLTPAALAALEAHQQATAAIGNAWVFPAPGDATTPVSRDQVRGWWQRGELLARIPPHPGRGWHSLRRAFATDLKHIPLVDLAALGGWKSAQTILKCYQKPDADTMEAALASRSSRAALG
- the typA gene encoding translational GTPase TypA; this encodes MAAQGGWAVEIRNIAIIAHVDHGKTTLVDQMLRQAGVFRENQQVEERVMDSNPLERERGITILAKNTAVRWKGTKINIVDTPGHADFGGEVERILRMVDGVLILVDAAEGPMPQTRFVTRKALGLGLTPIVAINKIDRADAEPYRVHDEVLGLFIDLEASHEQLEAPFLYTSSRHGTASKDLETAGVDLEPLFDAIVAHVPPPKGDPEGPFQMLISTLDHSTFLGRLGIGRIERGRVKVGDPIALLPLGEPGLVTEGIERSRISKLFAFEGLARVEVPEAAAGDIVVVSGFDGIDISKTLTDVEHPERLAGIAVELPTISVDFALNNSPFSGREGKFVTSRQVRDRLFKELERNVALKVEETDSPDTLAVSGRGELHLGILMETMRREGYEFQVSRPRVITREGEDGQRLEPYEELMIDVPETYMGAVMEKLGPRRAEMVEMRNSGQGTVRLMFKIPARGLFGYRSEFLTDTRGTGTLHHRYLEYGPWAGPLAGRKRGVLVADREGKTVAFALGNLQERASLFIAPGTDVYEGMIVGENSRPEDMDVNVAKEKKLTNMRTTASDENVMLEPPREITLEYALEYIEDDELIEVTPETIRLRKRILPQTERRKVARAMAREANA
- a CDS encoding cation transporter; amino-acid sequence: MDSGGSIRHNVSTATRPEREVVSRKLILVLVLASIFMVIEAIAGWISGSLALLADAGHMLVDVGALSLAAFTAWLARRPATPSKTFGYLRLEVFAAVVNSVALIGIAIAVIFEAIERLGNPQPIRVGIFLAAAAAGLLINLVSLRVLHDVRHGGLNVRGAYLHVVSDALGSVGALLAALVVWLTGWTAADPIVSIILSVVIFWAAWRLLRESTSVLLEAAPPHVSLDQVRARLLGVDGVQDIHDLHVWTVTSGVVAMSGHALVPDLARHPVALREMLHHLADLGIQHSTLQLEIEDHCEGLDCLLRGADRTLAEHGDHDHHLHGAWHESHRH
- a CDS encoding HlyC/CorC family transporter, which encodes MEPPESTGVISGLIGVVALVLANAFFVAAEFALVGARRTRLEEMVRTGDRKAILARRAVQSLDRYISATQLGITLSSLGLGWIGEPALAHLIQDLFAFLPSAVQPVAVHSIAIAIAFTIISVLHIVLGELMPKAVALLFPEEVSRWTAGPLMGFAWFMTVPIRILNGSANTLLRLLGVRQPSEHARVHSAEEIRMLIEQSEVGGQVSREDARLIEGVFEFTEKTAHDVMTPRTEIVALEAGLTVDEAAGIVAAAGRSRYPVYHDSLDEIVGITHAKDILKALRENPSHPIHSIVRPPHLVPGTREVEDVLADMKRLKVHMAIVLDEFGGTAGLVTMEDLLEEIVGPIFDEHDVAEQPLDTAAAPLIDGAMPIDEFNDAYQAELDDTDYTTIGGLLFGELGRLPVSGDRVSVGGLTFEITAMEGRRVKTARLSSRQDATAESKG
- the pdxA gene encoding 4-hydroxythreonine-4-phosphate dehydrogenase PdxA — encoded protein: MTSQRRPRLAVTLGDPRGIGPEIVAKALALPLDADLTLIGADDQVAAVPGVATVGLGPWGAGSGARPEDRRRVARAGQLAGHAVERAVALAKAGAVDAIVTAPVEKHALHLAGFRYPGHTEWLAHLAGDVDVAMMLAAGALRVVLVTTHIALRDVPAVLTTERIIRTGRVTAAGLRAWFGIDQPRLAVCALNPHAGEQGLFGDEEARVLAPAIAALGAHGPYPADTVFVRAMRGEFDAVLAPYHDVGMTAVKVAGFGQGVNVTLGLPFPRTSPDHGTAFDIAGLDRADPGSMRESLELAVRLASLRKP
- a CDS encoding peptidylprolyl isomerase → MRQLPVARLVWLGLVGAMVGAPAGSAAAQTADSATTIDRIVAVVGTRPILLSEVQERILIELRGRPAPTDQSVLRQLQRGILESLVNEELVIQQASRDTTIKVTDEEITQSVDQLYRNVRGQYQSEEQFRTELQRTGFQTLEEWRTFSAEQQRRTFLANRFWDNLRQRGRVKDVPPTDEEMRQYFDQQKGNFEPRPELVSFKQIVIAPQPSDTAKAAARQLIDSILVELRKGADFATAARRFSMDPGTREQGGSLNWIRRGQGYDPRFESVAFSLRPGQISDPVETGFGFHLIQVERVQAAEVHVRHILIMPVIDSTNADSAYTLAERVRAALVAGASFDSLQRVYHDRMEEREIQQYPVGQLAQQAPGYGQAFAGLAEGGVGPVFQLPSPDPIRSKWAIVQLTRRIPAGEVRFEDVREQIRRSLARRLGEGRHLERMRKASFVLIHDV